One window of Lawsonibacter asaccharolyticus genomic DNA carries:
- a CDS encoding receptor family ligand-binding protein produces the protein MKKFLAMALTGVMCVGLLAGCSNGSSGTTSAPSGGSSASTPASSTAGADGAIKIGGIGPLTGSAATYGIATKQGAEIAVDEINALGGIQLSLEFQDDEGDAEKAINAYNALKGNGMQIVYGCTTTTPCVSVAAETFNERYFQLTPSASSTDVTAGKDNVFQMCFTDPDQGVTAANYVAENGLATKVAVIYNNGDAYSTGIAQGFISQAAEVGLEVVAEQTFPDDTNTDFTVQLNAAKDGGAELVFMPIYYTPASLILNQAKSMGYEPTFMGGDGMDGILAIEGFDTSLAEGLLLMTPFNASATDERTASFVSEYQTRYNEIPNQFAADGYDCIYAIYEACQKAGVTADMSHEDICAALISTFTSSDFSVDGLTGSGMTWAATGEISKAPLVFEVQDGVYVAR, from the coding sequence CTGACCGGCGTGATGTGTGTCGGCCTGCTGGCCGGCTGCTCCAACGGCTCTTCCGGCACCACCAGCGCCCCTTCCGGCGGCTCCTCCGCTTCCACCCCGGCTTCCAGCACCGCCGGCGCGGATGGTGCAATCAAGATCGGCGGCATCGGCCCCCTGACTGGCTCCGCCGCCACCTATGGCATCGCCACCAAGCAGGGGGCTGAGATCGCGGTGGACGAGATCAACGCCCTGGGCGGTATCCAGCTCTCCCTGGAGTTTCAGGATGACGAGGGTGACGCTGAGAAGGCCATCAACGCCTACAACGCCCTGAAGGGCAACGGCATGCAGATCGTCTATGGCTGCACCACCACCACTCCCTGCGTCTCCGTGGCTGCTGAGACCTTCAACGAGCGCTACTTTCAGCTGACTCCCTCCGCTTCCTCCACCGACGTCACTGCCGGCAAGGATAACGTCTTCCAGATGTGCTTCACTGACCCCGACCAGGGCGTCACCGCTGCCAACTATGTGGCGGAAAATGGCCTGGCTACCAAGGTGGCTGTGATCTACAACAACGGCGACGCCTACTCCACCGGCATCGCCCAGGGCTTCATCTCCCAGGCCGCCGAGGTGGGCCTGGAGGTCGTGGCTGAGCAGACCTTCCCCGATGACACCAACACCGACTTCACCGTGCAGCTGAACGCCGCCAAGGACGGGGGCGCTGAGCTGGTGTTCATGCCCATTTACTACACCCCCGCTTCCCTGATCCTGAATCAGGCCAAGAGCATGGGTTATGAGCCGACTTTCATGGGCGGCGACGGCATGGACGGCATCCTGGCCATCGAGGGCTTCGACACCTCCCTGGCGGAGGGCCTGCTGCTGATGACCCCCTTCAACGCCTCCGCCACTGACGAGCGCACTGCCAGCTTCGTCTCCGAGTACCAGACGCGCTACAATGAGATCCCCAACCAGTTCGCCGCTGACGGCTATGACTGCATCTACGCCATCTACGAGGCCTGCCAGAAGGCCGGTGTCACCGCCGACATGAGCCACGAGGATATCTGCGCCGCCCTGATCTCCACCTTCACCTCCTCCGACTTCAGCGTAGACGGACTCACTGGCTCCGGTATGACCTGGGCCGCCACCGGTGAGATCTCCAAGGCTCCCCTGGTCTTCGAGGTGCAGGACGGCGTCTACGTCGCCCGCTGA
- a CDS encoding inner-membrane translocator has product MSILNNLINGISLGSVYAIIALGYTMVYGIAKMLNFAHGDVIMVGAYICFFTMSGLSGSFEEGSLAGAVVPALAGVLLAMVVCTVLGMVIERLAYKPLRQAPSLAVLITAIGVSYFLQNSALLLWTSNPKSFSSVVGTGSIKLLDGQLTITHVALVTVAACIVIMLGLTWFTGHTRMGKAMRACSEDKAAAQLMGINVNSTISMTFAIGSALAAIAGVLLCSTYPSLMPTTGALPGIKAFTAAVFGGIGSIPGAMLGGILLGIIEIFAKAFNTNISDAVVFAVLIVVLLVKPSGLLGKYVPEKV; this is encoded by the coding sequence TTGAGTATTCTCAACAATCTCATCAACGGCATCAGTCTGGGCAGCGTGTACGCCATCATTGCCCTGGGCTATACGATGGTCTACGGTATTGCCAAAATGTTGAACTTTGCCCACGGAGACGTCATTATGGTGGGGGCATATATCTGTTTTTTCACCATGAGCGGCCTGTCCGGCAGCTTTGAGGAGGGCTCTCTGGCCGGCGCCGTGGTCCCTGCTCTGGCCGGCGTGCTGCTGGCCATGGTAGTGTGCACCGTCCTGGGCATGGTCATCGAACGGCTGGCCTATAAGCCGCTGCGCCAGGCGCCCTCCCTGGCCGTGCTCATCACCGCTATCGGCGTGAGCTATTTCCTCCAGAACAGCGCTCTGCTGCTCTGGACCTCCAATCCCAAGTCCTTCTCCTCCGTAGTGGGCACCGGCTCTATCAAACTGCTGGACGGCCAGCTCACCATCACCCACGTGGCCCTGGTGACGGTGGCTGCCTGCATCGTCATTATGCTGGGGCTCACCTGGTTCACCGGACATACCCGCATGGGCAAGGCCATGCGGGCCTGTTCGGAAGACAAGGCGGCTGCCCAGCTCATGGGTATCAACGTGAACAGCACCATCTCCATGACCTTTGCCATCGGCTCCGCCCTGGCAGCCATCGCCGGTGTGCTGCTCTGCTCCACCTACCCCTCCCTCATGCCCACCACCGGCGCCCTGCCCGGCATCAAGGCCTTTACCGCCGCCGTCTTCGGCGGCATCGGCTCCATCCCTGGGGCCATGCTGGGCGGCATCCTGCTGGGCATCATCGAGATCTTTGCCAAGGCCTTCAACACCAACATCTCCGACGCGGTGGTCTTTGCCGTCCTGATCGTGGTGCTGCTGGTCAAGCCCTCCGGACTGCTGGGCAAGTATGTGCCCGAGAAAGTGTGA
- a CDS encoding amino acid ABC transporter, translating into MKTRSLRRKRLFGNLLTYCIVAAAFVILQLLNAGGMLSPSLQGQLVPICAYVTMAVALNLVVGISGELSLGHAGFMSVGAFSGVVASISLQELIPMGPLRLLVSMLIGAFFAGIAGVIVGVPVLRLRGDYLAIVTLAFGEIIKNIINILYVGVDENGLHFSTSSEAALNLSETGKAILKGPMGVTANVKLSSFTAGFLLVMVALIVVLNLVNSRSGRAIMALRDNRIAAESVGISATKYKLMAFVTSAVLAGAAGALYAMNYSSIAAKKFDFNTSILILVYVVLGGLGNIRGSVIAAALLYVLPELLRDFYDYRMLIYAIVLILVMLATNNERSKEFFSSLRRKILGRGTEKGGAQNG; encoded by the coding sequence ATGAAAACACGTTCCCTCCGCCGCAAGCGCCTCTTCGGCAATCTCCTCACCTACTGCATCGTTGCTGCCGCCTTTGTAATCCTTCAGCTTCTCAATGCCGGCGGGATGCTCTCCCCCTCCCTTCAGGGGCAGTTGGTCCCCATCTGTGCCTATGTCACCATGGCTGTGGCACTGAACCTGGTGGTGGGCATCTCCGGCGAGCTGAGCCTGGGCCACGCCGGCTTTATGAGCGTGGGTGCCTTCTCCGGCGTGGTGGCCTCCATCTCCCTCCAGGAACTGATCCCCATGGGCCCCCTGCGCCTGCTGGTCTCCATGCTCATCGGCGCCTTCTTTGCCGGCATCGCCGGCGTCATCGTGGGCGTCCCCGTCCTGCGCCTGCGGGGCGACTATCTGGCCATCGTCACCTTGGCTTTCGGCGAGATCATCAAGAACATTATCAACATCCTCTATGTGGGCGTAGACGAGAACGGCCTCCACTTCTCCACCTCCAGTGAGGCGGCCCTCAACCTGTCTGAGACCGGCAAGGCCATCCTGAAGGGACCCATGGGAGTCACGGCCAACGTGAAGCTCTCCTCCTTCACCGCAGGCTTTCTGCTGGTGATGGTAGCCCTCATCGTGGTCCTCAACCTGGTGAACAGCCGTTCCGGTCGGGCCATCATGGCCCTGCGGGACAACCGCATCGCCGCCGAGAGCGTGGGCATCAGCGCCACCAAATACAAGCTGATGGCCTTTGTCACCTCCGCCGTGCTGGCTGGAGCCGCCGGCGCCCTCTATGCCATGAACTACTCCTCCATCGCCGCCAAGAAGTTTGACTTCAATACCTCTATCCTGATCCTGGTCTACGTAGTGCTGGGTGGACTGGGCAACATCCGGGGCTCGGTCATTGCTGCCGCCCTGCTCTATGTCCTGCCCGAGCTGCTGCGTGATTTCTATGACTACCGGATGCTGATCTACGCCATCGTGCTCATCCTGGTCATGCTGGCCACCAACAACGAGCGCTCCAAGGAGTTTTTCTCCTCCCTGCGCCGGAAGATATTGGGCCGCGGCACCGAGAAAGGAGGCGCTCAGAATGGCTAA
- a CDS encoding branched-chain amino acid ABC transporter, with protein MAKEFKKGKMVPVPSHSIVPERDVNKLPVLECQHLGIDFGGLTAVNEFNLTIGRTEIAGLIGPNGAGKTTVFNLLTKVYQPTRGTILLNGKDTHGMSTAQVNRAGIARTFQNIRLFSNLSVEDNVKIGLHNQIRYPMWDGVLRLPKFWKQEKLARESAMELLSIFDMQDLAHHQAGSLPYGAQRRLEIVRALATNPSLLLLDEPAAGMNPSETAELMENIVKIRDTFQIAVMLIEHDMNLVMGICEGICVLNFGQIIAKGTAEDIQANPKVIEAYLGSQKKKGGA; from the coding sequence ATGGCTAAGGAATTTAAGAAAGGCAAGATGGTCCCCGTCCCCAGCCACTCCATCGTTCCTGAGCGGGATGTGAACAAGCTCCCCGTTCTGGAGTGCCAGCACCTGGGCATCGACTTCGGCGGCCTGACCGCTGTCAATGAGTTCAACCTCACCATCGGCCGCACAGAGATTGCCGGCCTTATCGGCCCCAACGGCGCGGGCAAGACCACGGTGTTCAACCTGCTCACCAAGGTGTATCAGCCCACCCGGGGCACCATCCTGCTCAATGGCAAGGACACCCACGGCATGAGCACTGCCCAAGTCAACCGGGCCGGCATCGCCCGCACCTTCCAGAACATCCGCCTGTTTTCCAACCTGAGTGTGGAGGACAACGTGAAGATCGGCCTGCACAACCAGATCCGCTACCCCATGTGGGACGGCGTGCTCCGCCTCCCCAAGTTCTGGAAGCAGGAGAAGCTGGCCCGAGAGAGCGCCATGGAGCTGCTCTCCATCTTCGACATGCAGGACCTGGCCCACCACCAGGCCGGCTCCCTGCCTTACGGCGCACAGCGCCGCCTGGAGATCGTCCGGGCCCTGGCCACCAACCCCTCCCTGCTTCTGCTGGACGAGCCCGCCGCCGGCATGAACCCCTCCGAGACCGCCGAGCTGATGGAGAACATCGTCAAGATCCGGGACACCTTCCAGATCGCCGTTATGCTCATCGAGCACGACATGAACCTGGTCATGGGCATCTGCGAGGGTATCTGTGTCCTCAACTTCGGACAGATCATCGCCAAGGGCACCGCGGAGGACATCCAGGCCAATCCAAAGGTCATCGAGGCCTATCTGGGCAGTCAGAAAAAGAAAGGAGGGGCCTGA
- a CDS encoding DNA helicase II/ATP-dependent DNA helicase PcrA — translation MKLKNRGQRDMLDQEQELRFSKARRGAIAREFAHLNPEQQRAVLATEGPLLLLAGAGSGKTTVLIHRIANLMKYGRGSDSPEVPERVTEDDLRFLEEYAASGAGDRARQEALCRLEPAAPWTILAITFTNKAAGELKERLERMLGPAANDIWASTFHSACVRILRRDIEKLGFSSSFTIYDTDDSLRVVKDCLKDLNIDEKQFPPRSVLGYISRAKDAMKLAEEYLADCERAGDFRLTKIAKVYVEYQRRLWEASALDFDDIILHTVRLLQQHEDVRAFYQRKFRYVLIDEYQDTNNLQYLLASTLAGGYENFCVVGDDDQSIYRFRGATIENILSFEEQYKGCRVIRLEENYRSTRHILEASNAVIRNNQGRKGKELWTRAGEGEKLQLYTAMNENDEAQYVAARILEDYSQGRHWKDHAVLYRMNAQSNQVEQAFKRNGIPYRIIGGTRFFDRAEVKDMIAYLAVLNNPEDDLRLTRIINNPPRGIGAKTVETAQEIARREGVSLFAVIDNARMYPELDRAAAKLAQFSGMMGELAQQAQTMPLPDFYEELIARTGYAVMLESKNTVEDRTRLENVRELLTSINGYLENAGEEPSLAGFLDEIALYTDLDSHDPDQDCVVMMTMHSAKGLEFPVVFVVGAEEGIFPGIRAIGETEEMEEERRLCYVAMTRAKEKLYLTCANQRMLFGRTSSNRPSRFVDEIPTEHLERSGRTFLDPGVGDWGGIPSRTSGYGGYQRGEQSYGGYAARGSEAPQRPAPPSYGGFTRAMGGRTGGVYPAAPAAGRPQRPLGGRPAAAAVPAALPTFQKGDMVRHKAFGQGMILSVQKMGGDALVEIAFDNVGTKRLMLKSAAAHMEKI, via the coding sequence GTGAAACTGAAGAACCGAGGACAGAGAGATATGCTGGATCAAGAACAGGAACTGAGATTTTCCAAGGCCCGCCGGGGGGCCATCGCCCGGGAGTTCGCCCATCTGAACCCGGAGCAGCAGAGGGCGGTGCTGGCCACCGAGGGGCCGCTGCTGCTGCTGGCCGGGGCTGGCAGTGGAAAGACCACCGTGCTCATCCACCGCATCGCCAACCTGATGAAATACGGCCGGGGCTCCGACAGCCCGGAGGTGCCGGAGCGGGTGACGGAGGATGACCTGCGCTTCCTGGAGGAGTATGCTGCCTCCGGCGCGGGAGACAGGGCACGGCAGGAGGCACTGTGCCGCCTGGAGCCCGCCGCCCCCTGGACCATCCTGGCCATCACCTTCACCAACAAGGCTGCCGGTGAGCTGAAGGAGCGGCTGGAGCGGATGCTGGGCCCAGCCGCCAATGACATCTGGGCCTCCACCTTCCACTCCGCCTGTGTGCGCATCCTGCGCCGGGACATCGAGAAGCTGGGCTTCTCCTCCTCCTTTACCATCTATGACACCGACGACTCCCTGCGGGTGGTGAAGGACTGCCTGAAGGACCTGAATATCGACGAAAAGCAGTTCCCGCCCCGGTCCGTGCTGGGCTACATCTCCCGGGCCAAAGACGCTATGAAGCTGGCGGAGGAGTATCTGGCCGACTGCGAGCGGGCGGGGGATTTCCGCCTGACCAAGATCGCCAAGGTGTACGTGGAGTACCAGCGCCGGCTGTGGGAGGCCAGCGCCCTGGACTTTGACGACATCATCCTCCACACGGTCCGCCTGCTCCAGCAGCACGAGGACGTGCGGGCCTTCTATCAGCGGAAATTCCGCTATGTGCTCATCGACGAGTATCAGGACACCAACAATCTCCAGTATCTGCTGGCCTCCACCCTGGCGGGGGGATATGAGAACTTCTGCGTGGTAGGGGACGATGACCAGTCCATCTACCGCTTCCGGGGAGCCACCATCGAGAACATCCTCTCCTTTGAGGAGCAGTACAAGGGCTGCCGGGTCATCCGGCTGGAGGAGAACTACCGCTCCACCCGCCACATCCTGGAGGCATCCAACGCCGTCATCCGCAACAACCAGGGCCGCAAGGGCAAGGAACTGTGGACCCGGGCGGGGGAGGGGGAGAAGCTCCAGCTCTACACCGCCATGAACGAAAATGACGAGGCCCAGTATGTGGCCGCCCGTATCCTGGAGGATTACAGCCAGGGCCGGCACTGGAAGGACCACGCCGTTCTCTACCGGATGAACGCCCAGTCCAACCAGGTGGAGCAGGCGTTCAAGCGCAACGGCATCCCCTACCGCATCATCGGGGGCACCCGCTTCTTCGACCGGGCGGAGGTCAAGGACATGATCGCCTATCTGGCGGTGCTGAACAACCCGGAGGACGACCTGCGCCTCACTAGGATCATCAACAACCCTCCCCGTGGCATCGGGGCCAAGACGGTGGAGACCGCCCAGGAGATCGCCCGGCGGGAGGGGGTGTCCCTCTTTGCCGTCATCGACAACGCGCGGATGTACCCCGAACTGGACCGGGCGGCGGCTAAGCTGGCCCAGTTCTCCGGAATGATGGGGGAGCTGGCCCAGCAGGCCCAGACCATGCCCCTGCCCGACTTCTATGAGGAGCTCATCGCCCGCACCGGTTACGCCGTGATGCTGGAGAGCAAGAACACCGTGGAGGACCGGACCCGTCTGGAAAACGTGCGGGAGCTGCTCACCTCCATCAACGGCTATCTGGAGAATGCGGGGGAGGAGCCCTCCCTGGCGGGCTTCCTGGATGAGATCGCCCTGTACACCGACCTGGACAGCCACGACCCAGATCAGGACTGCGTGGTGATGATGACCATGCACTCGGCCAAGGGGCTGGAGTTCCCGGTGGTCTTTGTGGTGGGGGCCGAGGAGGGCATCTTCCCCGGTATCCGGGCCATCGGAGAGACGGAGGAGATGGAGGAGGAGCGCCGCCTGTGCTACGTGGCCATGACCCGTGCCAAGGAGAAGCTGTACCTCACCTGCGCCAATCAGCGCATGCTGTTCGGCCGCACCAGCTCCAACCGTCCCAGCCGCTTTGTGGACGAGATCCCCACGGAGCATCTGGAGCGCTCCGGCCGCACCTTCCTGGACCCGGGCGTGGGGGACTGGGGGGGTATCCCCAGCCGCACCTCCGGGTACGGGGGATACCAGCGGGGGGAGCAGAGCTACGGCGGCTACGCGGCCCGGGGGAGCGAGGCGCCCCAGCGGCCCGCTCCGCCTTCCTACGGCGGTTTCACCCGGGCCATGGGGGGGCGCACCGGCGGCGTCTATCCCGCCGCGCCCGCGGCCGGCCGTCCCCAGCGCCCCCTGGGCGGCCGGCCGGCCGCCGCTGCAGTACCGGCGGCGCTGCCCACCTTCCAGAAGGGGGACATGGTGCGCCACAAGGCATTCGGACAGGGGATGATCCTGTCCGTGCAGAAGATGGGGGGCGACGCCCTGGTGGAGATCGCCTTTGACAACGTGGGCACCAAGCGGCTGATGCTCAAATCCGCTGCCGCCCACATGGAGAAGATATGA
- a CDS encoding beta-lactamase domain-containing protein: MSDSQTNFTLTDPAIEPIDLNRMDEFLFSAMLRASIHLGGSHTPLQLSRMVRKSLLKLSLEKDLTFDLAYAKEFTPVSKLSPLALQIYEMLIAYTVQIVRNGRCPASIPTPIQEEAP, translated from the coding sequence ATGTCAGATAGTCAAACCAACTTTACCTTGACTGATCCCGCCATCGAGCCGATCGATCTGAACCGGATGGACGAGTTCCTCTTTTCAGCTATGCTGCGGGCCTCCATCCACCTCGGCGGCTCTCACACCCCTCTTCAGCTGTCCAGGATGGTCAGAAAGTCGCTTTTGAAGCTCTCTCTTGAGAAGGATCTGACCTTTGACCTGGCTTATGCCAAAGAATTCACCCCCGTCTCCAAGCTATCCCCCCTGGCGCTCCAGATCTACGAAATGCTTATCGCCTACACCGTCCAGATCGTCCGGAACGGCCGCTGCCCCGCTTCCATCCCAACGCCGATACAGGAAGAGGCCCCCTGA
- a CDS encoding UDP-N-acetylmuramate--L-alanine ligase, translating into MSPLAEVLLGAGVRITGSDAHESGAVEHLRALGVPVTIGHLPESVEGADCVIRTAAVHDDNPEIAAARRLGIPVFERAQAWGAIMRHYHNALCVAGTHGKTTTTSMCTHIFLAAGLDPTVMIGGTLPAIGSGYRVGKGETIILESCEYCNSFLSFFPTVAVILNVDADHLDFFKDLEDVEHSFRRFAELVPADTGVVVADRDDQNTMETLAGLERPLITFGLEEGDVHAAGLEWVNGFPSFDIVFRGEKVTRVELQVPGEHNVRNALAAAAAALALRVPVRGIREGLGAFRGAGRRFEHKGTYRGAQVYDDYAHHPEELRALLTMAQSLGYGRVICAFQPHTYSRTHELFSDFVEVLKLPDQVLLAEIFAAREQNELGISSRDLAEQIPGAEFCPGVEQVAERLAQLAQPGDLILTVGAGDIFRAGELLLAGQEKGPAGN; encoded by the coding sequence ATGTCCCCGCTGGCAGAGGTGCTCCTCGGGGCGGGGGTGCGCATCACCGGCTCCGACGCCCACGAGAGCGGGGCGGTGGAGCACCTGCGGGCGCTGGGGGTCCCGGTGACCATCGGCCACCTGCCGGAGAGCGTGGAGGGGGCGGACTGCGTCATCCGCACCGCCGCCGTCCATGATGATAACCCGGAGATCGCCGCCGCCCGCCGGCTGGGCATCCCCGTCTTCGAGCGGGCCCAGGCGTGGGGAGCCATCATGCGGCACTACCACAACGCCCTGTGTGTGGCGGGGACCCACGGAAAGACCACCACCACCTCTATGTGCACCCACATCTTTCTGGCCGCAGGGCTGGACCCCACTGTGATGATCGGCGGCACCCTGCCCGCCATCGGCTCCGGCTACCGGGTGGGCAAGGGGGAGACCATCATCCTGGAGTCCTGTGAGTACTGCAACTCCTTCCTCTCCTTCTTCCCCACCGTGGCGGTGATCCTGAATGTGGATGCGGACCACCTGGATTTTTTCAAGGACCTGGAGGACGTGGAGCACTCCTTCCGCCGCTTCGCTGAGCTGGTGCCGGCAGACACCGGCGTAGTGGTGGCCGACCGAGACGACCAGAACACCATGGAGACCCTGGCCGGGCTGGAGCGCCCGCTGATCACCTTCGGCCTGGAGGAGGGGGACGTCCACGCCGCCGGGCTGGAGTGGGTGAACGGCTTCCCCAGCTTTGACATCGTCTTCCGGGGGGAGAAGGTGACCCGGGTGGAGCTCCAGGTGCCGGGGGAGCACAACGTGCGCAACGCCCTGGCCGCCGCCGCCGCCGCGCTGGCCCTGCGGGTGCCGGTGCGGGGCATCCGGGAGGGGCTGGGCGCCTTCCGGGGAGCGGGCCGCCGCTTTGAGCACAAGGGGACATACCGGGGGGCGCAGGTCTATGACGACTACGCCCACCACCCTGAGGAGCTGCGGGCCCTGCTGACCATGGCCCAGAGCCTGGGATATGGGCGGGTGATCTGCGCTTTTCAGCCCCATACCTATTCCAGGACCCACGAGCTGTTTTCCGATTTTGTGGAGGTGCTGAAGCTGCCGGACCAGGTGCTCCTGGCGGAGATCTTCGCGGCGCGGGAGCAGAACGAGCTGGGCATCTCCTCCCGGGACCTGGCAGAACAGATCCCCGGCGCGGAGTTCTGCCCCGGTGTGGAGCAGGTGGCGGAACGGCTGGCCCAGCTGGCCCAGCCGGGGGACCTGATTTTGACCGTGGGAGCGGGAGATATCTTCCGAGCCGGAGAGCTGCTGCTGGCCGGACAAGAGAAGGGCCCGGCCGGAAACTGA
- a CDS encoding thioredoxin yields MSLKHFTRETFEKELNGGALMLVDFWAEWCGPCRMLGPVIEGLADEYEGRAVIGKVNVDEEGELAMRYGVMNIPTVILFKNGREIDRKVGVMPGAVFTQALDENL; encoded by the coding sequence ATGTCATTGAAGCATTTTACCAGAGAGACCTTTGAGAAGGAACTGAACGGCGGCGCGCTGATGCTGGTGGATTTCTGGGCGGAGTGGTGCGGCCCCTGCCGTATGCTGGGCCCAGTGATCGAGGGACTGGCCGACGAGTATGAGGGCCGGGCCGTCATTGGCAAGGTGAACGTGGACGAGGAGGGGGAGCTGGCCATGCGCTATGGCGTGATGAACATCCCCACCGTGATCCTCTTCAAGAACGGCAGGGAGATCGACCGCAAGGTGGGCGTGATGCCCGGCGCGGTGTTCACCCAGGCGCTGGACGAGAATCTGTAA
- a CDS encoding thioredoxin reductase: protein MNYDVLVVGSGPAGLAAAVAARGRDKSVLVVGNPWQESPLARAERIDNYLGLPGVNGRELMEHFSAHAQRVGVEFHTGRVVAVMAWEGFALTAGSEVFQGRTLVLAPGVARLAKYPGEAELLGRGVSYCATCDGMLYRGRAVTVVGRSKDAPQEANYLKSLGCQVVYVSPQEPKGLDREIPFVRAGKLEVRGTDRVSALVADGAELPCEGVFILRDALAPTDLLPDLELRNGAIAVDREMATSLPGVFAAGDCTGGPLQVAKAVGEGHTAGLSAAEYVDRKRNEHQ, encoded by the coding sequence TTGAACTACGATGTGCTGGTAGTGGGCAGCGGCCCGGCGGGCCTGGCGGCGGCTGTGGCCGCCCGGGGACGGGACAAGAGCGTCCTGGTGGTGGGCAATCCCTGGCAGGAGAGCCCCCTGGCCCGGGCGGAGCGGATCGACAACTATCTGGGGCTGCCCGGGGTCAACGGACGGGAACTGATGGAGCACTTCAGCGCCCATGCCCAGCGGGTGGGGGTGGAGTTCCACACCGGCCGGGTGGTGGCGGTGATGGCCTGGGAGGGGTTTGCCCTCACGGCGGGCAGCGAGGTGTTCCAGGGGCGCACTCTGGTGCTGGCGCCAGGGGTGGCCCGGCTGGCCAAGTACCCGGGGGAGGCGGAGCTGCTGGGCCGGGGGGTGAGCTATTGCGCCACCTGCGACGGGATGCTCTACCGGGGCCGGGCGGTCACAGTGGTGGGCCGGAGCAAGGACGCCCCCCAGGAGGCCAACTACCTGAAAAGCCTGGGCTGTCAGGTGGTCTATGTCTCCCCCCAGGAGCCCAAAGGGCTGGACCGGGAGATCCCATTCGTCCGGGCCGGAAAGCTGGAGGTGCGGGGGACCGACCGAGTGAGCGCCCTGGTGGCCGACGGCGCGGAACTGCCCTGCGAGGGGGTGTTCATCCTTCGGGACGCCCTGGCCCCCACCGATCTGCTCCCTGATCTGGAGCTGAGGAACGGGGCCATTGCGGTGGACCGGGAGATGGCCACCAGCCTGCCCGGCGTGTTCGCTGCGGGGGACTGCACCGGCGGCCCTCTCCAGGTGGCCAAGGCGGTGGGCGAGGGCCACACCGCGGGCCTGAGCGCGGCGGAGTATGTGGACCGGAAACGCAATGAACACCAATGA